A window of the Diabrotica undecimpunctata isolate CICGRU chromosome 1, icDiaUnde3, whole genome shotgun sequence genome harbors these coding sequences:
- the LOC140436434 gene encoding peroxidase-like: protein MWLFVIKVSLIVLTVILKSSKAEECGPTLCNCSPETLAYRTIDGTCNNLNHITWGAAGRPYDRLTSGWFDTDGISIAKSTCATNQDLPSARSVRLNVYTDDEIATDFSHTRNILSSLKFFIADIGNLKQFAAPAPCCSCNFQQLPDPPPYCSYIQIPVNDPVYTEVGAKCMAVIKGISNLDLNCSYAYGSGPGYISTATFWMDMSQLYGSCEAENSAVRKFELGELNLENRGGNYYYRNSTSRSQCAIPPGTDEVCYATADPNGNRLPDFTAYLTVAAREHNRIARILRNINKCWDDEKIYQESRRIHIAVYQHIIFDQVLPFVLGKQNMIDAGLINPYSVCSSDYDPNSNPDLAIEFSHGAMKGLHTMARGRVVLMTDKMEVTGILSLSDYLNRPSFLEDNNNFDKAIYGFCGAKVNAVGGTVDSVLLNHFDMQCLKVASDWLAMDIQRNRLLGVPSYNDIIEFQGRPRAIKFSDLLSVMTSSNVNKLSSIYSCPDDIELHAAILEIPVPGSKFGPTFHKMVLEQLLRTRNGDRFWYEFPSSGFSDDQIKEIKKMTLARIYCNSGNDIQNMQKDVMQPTDSTTNPIMHCSLIPDINYDLWKDDLCEPDKY from the exons ATGTGGCTATTCGTGATTAAAGTTTCTCTAATAGTTTTGACTGTAATATTGAAATCGTCTAAAGCTGAAGAATGTGGACCAACACTATGTAACTGTAGTCCTGAAACTCTAGCCTACAGAACCATTGATGGAACCTGCAACAATCTTAATCATATCACATGGGGTGCCGCAGGAAGACCATATGATAGACTTACCTCCGGATGGTTTGACACAG atggTATCTCAATAGCAAAATCTACTTGTGCCACAAATCAAGATCTACCCAGTGCAAGATCAGTGAGATTAAATGTTTATACGGATGACGAGATAGCTACAGATTTTAGCCATACCAGAAATATACTGAGCAGTCTAAAATTTTTCATTGCAGACATAGGGAATCTAAAACAAT TTGCGGCTCCTGCTCCATGTTGCTCATGTAACTTCCAACAGTTACCAGATCCTCCGCCATACTGCAGTTACATACAAATACCGGTCAATGATCCTGTATATACAGAAGTTGGTGCTAAGTGTATGGCAGTTATAAAAGGAATATCAAATCTAGACCTAAATTGTTCTTATGCATATGGATCTGGACCAGGTTAT ATATCAACTGCAACTTTCTGGATGGATATGTCACAGTTATATGGTTCATGTGAGGCTGAAAATAGTGCCGTGAGAAAATTTGAACTGGGAGAACTGAATTTAGAGAACAGAGGTGGTAATTACTATTATAGGAATTCTACAAGCAGATCGCAATGTGCCATTCCCCCTGGGACTGATGAAGTTTGCTATGCGACTG CGGATCCCAATGGTAACAGGTTGCCAGATTTTACAGCATATTTGACAGTAGCTGCAAGAGAGCACAATAGAATTGCACGTATTcttagaaatataaataaatgttgGGATGATGAAAAAATCTATCAAGAATCCAGACGCATTCATATTGCTGTGTACCAGCACATTATATTTGATCAGGTATTGCCTTTTGTTTTGGGAAAACAGAATATGATAGATGCTGGATTAATAAATCCATATAGTGTATGTTCCAGTGACTATGATCCAAATTCTAACCCTGATTTAGCTATCGAATTCTCTCATGGTGCTATGAAAGGTTTGCATACGATGGCAAGAGGAAGAGTAGT GTTGATGACAGATAAAATGGAAGTCACTGGTATATTAAGCCTGTCGGATTATCTGAATCGTCCTTCATTTCTGGAAGATAACAATAATTTTGATAAAGCTATTTATGGTTTCTGTGGTGCAAAAGTTAATGCTGTAGGCGGTACAGTGGATTCTGTC CTACTTAACCACTTTGATATGCAGTGTTTAAAAGTTGCATCGGATTGGCTTGCCATGGATATTCAGAGAAATAGATTACTTGGTGTCCCATCATATAACGACATCATAGAATTCCAAGGAAGACCTAGAGCCATTAAGTTTTCAGATCTATTAAGTGTGATGACATCATCG aacGTAAACAAACTTTCTTCAATTTATTCCTGTCCAGACGATATAGAACTACATGCAGCAATTTTGGAAATACCTGTCCCTGGAAGCAAGTTCGGACCAACCTTTCACAAAATGGTACTAGAACAGTTACTGCGTACAAGAAATGGTGATAGATTTTGGTATGAGTTTCCATCTTCCGGATTTAGTGATGATCaaataaaggaaataaagaaaATGACTTTGGCGAGAATTTATTGCAATTCCGGTAACGATATACAAAATATGCAGAAAGATGTTATGCAACCTACTGATTCAACAAC TAACCCAATCATGCATTGTAGCCTCATTCCCGATATTAACTATGATTTATGGAAAGATGACCTTTGTGAACctgataaatattaa